In Myxococcus stipitatus, the following are encoded in one genomic region:
- a CDS encoding FGGY-family carbohydrate kinase, with protein sequence MERRVPLAGDKSILAIDLGTSAVKLAVVTLRGRILGGDVEPLELRLLPEGGAEQEPEAWWRAVVRGTRRLLESGQVSARDIVGVNCSSQWSGTVAVDARGTPLCPALIWMDSRGASHVQRVAHGLMPIEGYGAARLLTWIRLSGGAPSLSGKDPVGHILYLQGARPDVYRATYKFLEPKDWLNLKLSGRFAASYDSITLHWVTDNRALNRIDYDERLLKLSGLERDKLPDLVPAASVLGPLCAEAARELGLSEDVRVVSGSPDILAAAVGSGAVGDHEAHLCVGTSSWLCCHVPYKKTDIFHQMASVPSALPGRYLLANEQESAGICLAFLKDNILYGHGRGPGDAEEDSGEVYRLMESEAGRVPAGSDNLIFLPWLNGERSPVDDRSLRGGFFNQSLKTTRAHMVRAVMEGVAFNSRWLFTYVEQFVGRKLESMRIIGGGARSALWCQIHADVLGRAIQQVDEPVLANARGAAFQAAVALGELKPEEIPSLVPVARTFHPDPANRALYDELFREFVNIYKSNKAIFARLNRARSA encoded by the coding sequence ATGGAGCGCCGAGTGCCCCTCGCAGGTGACAAGTCCATCCTGGCCATCGACCTGGGGACCTCGGCCGTGAAGCTGGCCGTCGTCACGTTGCGCGGGCGCATCCTGGGCGGGGACGTGGAGCCGTTGGAGTTGCGCCTGCTTCCCGAAGGAGGCGCCGAACAGGAGCCGGAGGCGTGGTGGCGCGCCGTCGTCCGAGGCACCCGCCGGCTGCTGGAGTCGGGCCAGGTGTCCGCGCGCGACATCGTGGGCGTCAACTGCAGCTCCCAGTGGTCCGGCACCGTGGCGGTGGATGCACGCGGCACGCCCCTGTGTCCCGCGCTCATCTGGATGGACTCGCGCGGGGCGTCTCATGTGCAGCGCGTGGCGCATGGCCTGATGCCCATCGAAGGGTATGGCGCGGCGCGGCTCTTGACTTGGATTCGTCTGTCGGGCGGCGCGCCGAGCCTCTCCGGCAAGGACCCGGTGGGCCACATCCTCTACCTCCAGGGCGCCCGGCCCGACGTCTACCGCGCCACCTACAAGTTCCTCGAGCCGAAGGACTGGCTCAACCTGAAGCTGAGCGGGCGCTTCGCCGCGTCCTACGACTCCATCACCCTGCACTGGGTGACGGACAACCGCGCGCTGAACCGCATCGACTACGACGAGCGCCTGCTCAAGCTGTCGGGGTTGGAGCGGGACAAGTTGCCGGACCTGGTACCGGCCGCGAGTGTGCTGGGCCCCCTGTGCGCGGAGGCCGCGCGTGAGCTGGGGTTGAGCGAGGACGTGCGGGTGGTGTCGGGCTCGCCGGACATCCTCGCGGCGGCGGTGGGCTCCGGCGCGGTGGGGGACCACGAGGCCCACCTGTGCGTGGGCACCTCGTCGTGGTTGTGCTGCCATGTGCCGTACAAGAAGACAGACATCTTCCATCAGATGGCGTCGGTGCCCTCCGCGCTGCCGGGCCGCTACCTCCTGGCCAACGAGCAGGAGTCCGCGGGGATCTGCCTGGCGTTCCTCAAGGACAACATCCTCTATGGCCACGGCCGTGGGCCCGGCGACGCGGAGGAGGACTCCGGCGAGGTGTATCGGTTGATGGAGAGCGAGGCGGGGAGGGTGCCCGCGGGCAGTGACAACCTCATCTTCCTTCCCTGGCTCAACGGTGAGCGCAGCCCCGTGGATGACAGGTCCTTGCGCGGCGGCTTCTTCAATCAGTCGCTGAAGACGACGCGGGCTCACATGGTGCGGGCGGTGATGGAGGGGGTGGCCTTCAACTCGCGCTGGCTGTTCACGTATGTGGAGCAGTTCGTCGGCCGGAAGCTGGAGTCGATGCGAATCATCGGCGGTGGGGCCCGGTCCGCGCTCTGGTGTCAGATTCACGCGGACGTGCTGGGCCGCGCGATTCAGCAGGTGGACGAGCCGGTGCTGGCCAACGCGCGAGGCGCCGCGTTCCAGGCGGCCGTCGCGCTGGGCGAGCTCAAGCCCGAGGAGATTCCCTCGCTCGTGCCCGTCGCCCGCACGTTCCATCCGGACCCGGCGAACCGCGCGCTGTACGACGAGCTGTTCCGCGAATTCGTCAACATCTACAAAAGCAACAAGGCCATCTTCGCGCGCCTCAACCGCGCTCGAAGTGCCTGA
- a CDS encoding endopeptidase, giving the protein MRHTKVFAACCALLLSASAWAVQPPAKGQSAIAGKAFFKPEFYLPIQNTPLDQAMRTMAPGATRGWDDFFARNGKDFRVHIDPRTGSPSGVEGPFPLIPGNGYRNKVSMDGVRESIGRSVADVDATVVGDLVFKFIADNQAAFNVDLMQLGSPRVTRVTEQLWHVHIPQQVNGIPVRHARIAAVVSHGNLILIGTESWANVGIDTRPAISASDALVAGNGFVGLTTSQQQLWMQPSLEVVPTAPKGESFAGAVGTGYSHVLAYTYGLQDPVGGERWKVTVDATSGETLAIEDDNHYFDAQITGGIYPSTNIGTCANNTVCGEMKPNSPMPWADTGVASPNNFTDGAGVYNFSSGTATTTLAGKYVRVSDTCGSQTTSSTTGNIFLGGANNDHNCTVPAGGALGNTAASRSSFYELNKLAEQARGWLPTNTWLQTQLTSNVNINSTCNAFWNGSSVNFYRSGGGCRNTGEIGAVFDHEWGHGMDDFDTNGVLSNSSEGYADIAAIYRLQTSCVGYGFFDATNSLGCGLTPDGTGANQQESQVSGYSWCNTRCSGVRDADYGAATYKTPSMTAATPAPPATPQNFTCPMCSTGSGPCSKQVHCAASPARQAAWDFVTRDLTAAPFNYDSNTAYIVGNKVFYQGSGNIGAWHSCNCGTSTSDGCGATNGYMSWLAADDDNGNLGDGTPHMTAIHAAFNRHNIACNTTPPVNSGCSAGPTAAPTHTATAGDGQVALNWTASTGASEYWVMRTEGMGCDFGKAKIATVNGTSYTDTEVANNREYCYSIVPASSNACYGAASACTCAKPACSPPGVASLSAPSNGATGAELATALDWADVSGASTYEVQVATDAAFTNVVASANSLVTSNWTVSPALNVNSTYYWRVRSSNSCGGTGAWSSTFSFSTRGCVTLAAPTLASPADGATGVATAAALDWSDVPSASTYIVEVATDAAFTNIVRTGNSLSSSAWTVTPALNSATPYYWRARAADVCGQSANSTARSFTTTTVCTPVQATYDTTRRAPTCGTVCGCDTGPTMVNGRGTMSGGVESNQPNTIAGSCADGASGTYHSDESIDRVVIKTVDQGPFAAGKQVTVQVTVWCYGTTDAFDLYYTSNAATPAWTALTTNVACTTGGVAQTFTHTFTLAGTAGTHAIRPQLRFGGTASSCTAGSYNDRDDMVFSVGAAVAATDSGKSTTAQGRSAPAGR; this is encoded by the coding sequence ATGCGCCACACCAAGGTGTTTGCAGCATGTTGTGCCTTGCTCCTGTCCGCTTCAGCCTGGGCCGTCCAACCGCCCGCAAAGGGCCAGAGCGCCATTGCTGGAAAGGCGTTCTTCAAGCCGGAGTTCTATCTCCCCATTCAGAACACCCCCCTGGACCAGGCCATGCGAACCATGGCCCCAGGGGCCACGCGTGGCTGGGATGACTTCTTCGCCCGCAACGGGAAGGACTTCCGCGTCCACATCGACCCCCGCACCGGAAGCCCCTCCGGCGTCGAGGGTCCGTTCCCCCTCATCCCCGGCAACGGCTACCGCAACAAGGTGTCGATGGACGGCGTGCGTGAGTCCATCGGCCGCTCCGTCGCGGACGTGGACGCCACTGTCGTCGGCGACCTGGTCTTCAAGTTCATCGCGGACAACCAGGCCGCGTTCAACGTGGACCTGATGCAGTTGGGTTCGCCCCGCGTGACGCGCGTCACCGAGCAACTGTGGCACGTCCACATCCCGCAGCAGGTCAACGGCATCCCGGTGCGCCACGCGCGCATCGCGGCGGTCGTCAGCCACGGCAACCTCATCCTGATTGGCACCGAGTCCTGGGCCAACGTGGGCATCGACACCCGGCCCGCGATCTCCGCCAGCGACGCGCTGGTCGCTGGCAACGGCTTCGTGGGCCTGACGACCAGCCAGCAGCAGCTCTGGATGCAGCCCTCGCTGGAGGTGGTCCCCACCGCGCCGAAGGGCGAGTCCTTCGCGGGCGCCGTGGGCACGGGCTACTCGCACGTGCTGGCGTACACCTACGGCCTCCAGGACCCCGTGGGCGGCGAGCGCTGGAAGGTCACGGTGGACGCGACCTCCGGTGAGACGCTGGCCATCGAGGACGACAACCACTACTTCGACGCGCAGATCACGGGCGGCATCTACCCCTCCACCAACATCGGCACCTGCGCGAACAACACCGTGTGTGGCGAGATGAAGCCCAACTCGCCCATGCCCTGGGCCGACACCGGCGTGGCCTCGCCCAACAACTTCACGGACGGCGCTGGCGTCTACAACTTCAGCTCCGGCACCGCGACCACCACGCTCGCTGGCAAGTACGTGCGCGTGAGCGACACCTGTGGCTCCCAGACCACCAGCTCCACCACGGGCAACATCTTCCTGGGTGGCGCGAACAACGACCACAACTGCACCGTGCCCGCGGGCGGCGCCCTGGGCAACACCGCCGCCTCCCGCTCCAGCTTCTACGAGCTGAACAAGCTGGCCGAGCAGGCCCGCGGCTGGCTGCCGACGAACACCTGGCTGCAGACCCAGCTGACCTCCAACGTCAACATCAACAGCACCTGCAACGCCTTCTGGAACGGCTCCTCCGTCAACTTCTACCGCAGCGGTGGTGGCTGCCGGAACACGGGTGAGATTGGCGCGGTGTTCGACCACGAGTGGGGCCACGGCATGGATGACTTCGACACCAACGGTGTCCTGTCCAACTCCTCCGAGGGCTACGCGGACATCGCCGCCATCTACCGCCTGCAGACTTCGTGCGTGGGCTACGGCTTCTTCGACGCCACCAACAGCCTGGGCTGTGGCCTGACGCCGGACGGCACCGGCGCCAACCAGCAGGAGTCGCAGGTCTCCGGCTACTCGTGGTGCAACACCCGCTGCTCGGGTGTTCGCGACGCGGACTATGGCGCCGCCACGTACAAGACGCCCAGCATGACCGCCGCCACGCCCGCGCCCCCGGCCACCCCGCAGAACTTCACGTGCCCCATGTGCAGCACCGGCTCCGGCCCGTGCAGCAAGCAAGTGCACTGCGCGGCATCTCCGGCCCGCCAGGCCGCGTGGGACTTCGTCACGCGTGACCTGACCGCCGCGCCGTTCAACTACGACTCCAACACGGCCTACATCGTCGGCAACAAGGTCTTCTATCAGGGCAGCGGCAACATCGGCGCGTGGCACTCCTGCAACTGCGGGACGAGCACGTCCGACGGCTGCGGCGCCACCAACGGCTACATGAGCTGGCTGGCCGCGGACGACGACAACGGCAACCTGGGCGACGGCACGCCGCACATGACGGCCATCCACGCCGCGTTCAACCGCCACAACATCGCATGTAACACGACCCCGCCCGTGAACTCCGGCTGTTCCGCCGGCCCCACGGCGGCGCCGACCCACACCGCGACCGCGGGCGATGGCCAGGTGGCCCTCAACTGGACGGCCTCCACGGGCGCCAGCGAGTACTGGGTGATGCGGACCGAGGGCATGGGCTGCGACTTCGGCAAGGCGAAGATCGCCACCGTCAACGGCACCAGCTACACGGACACCGAAGTCGCCAACAACCGCGAGTACTGCTACTCCATCGTCCCGGCGTCCTCGAACGCGTGCTACGGCGCGGCGAGTGCGTGCACGTGCGCCAAGCCCGCGTGCTCGCCTCCGGGCGTCGCGTCGCTGAGCGCGCCGTCCAACGGCGCGACGGGCGCGGAGCTCGCCACGGCGCTGGACTGGGCGGATGTCTCCGGTGCCTCCACGTACGAGGTGCAGGTGGCCACGGACGCCGCGTTCACCAACGTGGTGGCCTCGGCCAACTCGCTCGTCACCAGCAACTGGACGGTGTCTCCGGCGCTGAACGTCAACAGCACGTACTACTGGCGCGTGCGGTCCAGCAACTCGTGCGGTGGCACGGGCGCCTGGTCCTCCACGTTCAGCTTCAGCACGCGCGGTTGCGTGACGCTGGCGGCGCCCACCCTGGCGTCTCCGGCGGACGGCGCCACGGGCGTCGCGACGGCGGCGGCGCTGGACTGGTCCGACGTGCCGAGCGCGTCCACGTACATCGTCGAGGTCGCCACGGACGCGGCGTTCACCAACATCGTCCGCACCGGCAACTCGCTGTCCAGCAGCGCGTGGACGGTGACGCCGGCGCTGAACAGCGCGACCCCGTACTACTGGCGCGCCCGCGCGGCCGACGTCTGCGGCCAGAGCGCCAACAGCACCGCTCGCAGCTTCACCACCACCACCGTCTGCACCCCCGTGCAGGCGACCTACGACACCACCCGCCGCGCGCCGACGTGCGGCACCGTCTGCGGCTGCGACACGGGCCCCACCATGGTCAACGGCCGTGGCACCATGTCCGGCGGCGTCGAGTCCAACCAGCCCAACACCATCGCCGGTTCGTGCGCGGATGGCGCCTCGGGCACGTACCACTCGGACGAGAGCATTGACCGCGTGGTCATCAAGACGGTGGACCAGGGCCCGTTCGCCGCGGGCAAGCAGGTGACGGTGCAGGTCACGGTGTGGTGCTACGGCACGACCGACGCCTTCGACCTGTACTACACGAGCAACGCGGCCACGCCCGCGTGGACCGCGCTGACCACCAACGTGGCCTGCACCACCGGTGGTGTGGCGCAGACCTTCACGCACACGTTCACCCTGGCGGGCACGGCGGGCACGCACGCCATCCGCCCGCAGCTGCGCTTCGGCGGCACCGCGAGCTCGTGCACCGCGGGCAGCTACAACGACCGCGACGACATGGTGTTCTCGGTCGGCGCGGCCGTTGCCGCCACGGACTCCGGCAAGTCCACCACCGCGCAGGGCCGCTCGGCTCCCGCGGGCCGATGA
- a CDS encoding ArnT family glycosyltransferase: MRRFFVSARGLWQRHPTALGIAVTFTLSLLLRWLYLQSSPDRTWPFSIFFYGDARFFHTYALDHVRGHEGPAALPYHPPLFPWLLGLLYRVLGEPQGSAYPYKLVLAALSAATVALTWAWWRTLLGTAWSFVGACLFASSFGWLVLSTTYSNEVLYAFFLSATLALVLRHREGPTWGGAVLLGLCMGLGSLTRAEHLYLWPFLLAWAWLYRGTTPLKTLARRWGAAVLVCGLVLTPWAVRNARVLHELNAGTPGLEPLPELAPITVYGPINFAMANHARATGGFTPASVSELGQDGHLDIANPAHRRLLLHGYAVGLEWMREHPADAARLWLSKVARWLDGLNLGLGASNLPSGLSGSRAPVDLFVPEGAWMKWPLTLMVLAGAALSLLRPWREFSLLTLVVLHRALITLAFFGYTRGLLTIFPALIPLLLLPLVVLTARRPQLASRVPAVAVVLLLLLWVEAGALALGAPRGFMASGSTDQTNGKLIQDDWVRIWPR, encoded by the coding sequence ATGCGCCGGTTCTTCGTCAGCGCGCGCGGGCTGTGGCAACGGCACCCGACGGCGCTGGGTATCGCGGTGACCTTCACGCTGAGCCTGCTCCTGCGCTGGCTCTACCTGCAGTCGTCGCCAGACCGGACCTGGCCTTTCTCCATCTTCTTCTACGGAGACGCGCGCTTCTTTCACACGTACGCGCTGGACCACGTCCGAGGCCACGAGGGCCCCGCCGCGCTGCCCTATCACCCACCCCTGTTCCCCTGGCTCCTGGGGCTCCTGTACCGCGTGCTGGGCGAACCCCAGGGCAGCGCGTACCCCTACAAGCTGGTCCTCGCGGCGCTGAGCGCGGCCACGGTGGCGCTGACGTGGGCGTGGTGGCGCACGCTCTTGGGAACCGCGTGGAGCTTCGTGGGCGCGTGCCTCTTCGCCTCCAGCTTCGGCTGGCTGGTGCTGTCCACCACGTACAGCAACGAGGTCCTCTACGCGTTCTTCCTGTCCGCCACGCTCGCGCTCGTCCTGCGCCACCGGGAAGGCCCCACCTGGGGCGGCGCGGTGCTCCTGGGCCTCTGCATGGGCCTGGGCTCGCTCACCCGCGCCGAGCACCTCTACCTCTGGCCCTTCCTGCTCGCGTGGGCCTGGCTCTACCGCGGCACCACGCCGCTCAAGACCCTGGCCCGTCGCTGGGGCGCCGCCGTGCTCGTCTGCGGGCTGGTGCTCACCCCGTGGGCCGTGCGCAACGCACGGGTGCTGCATGAGCTCAACGCGGGCACGCCCGGACTCGAGCCCCTCCCGGAGCTCGCGCCCATCACCGTGTATGGCCCCATCAACTTCGCCATGGCCAACCACGCCCGAGCGACCGGCGGCTTCACCCCCGCGTCCGTCAGCGAGCTGGGCCAGGACGGCCACCTGGACATCGCCAATCCCGCCCACCGCCGGCTGCTGCTGCACGGCTACGCGGTGGGCTTGGAGTGGATGAGGGAACATCCCGCGGACGCCGCCCGGCTCTGGCTCTCCAAGGTTGCGCGCTGGCTGGATGGACTCAACCTGGGGCTGGGCGCCTCCAACCTCCCCTCGGGACTGAGCGGCTCACGCGCGCCCGTGGACCTGTTCGTCCCCGAGGGCGCCTGGATGAAGTGGCCCCTGACCCTGATGGTCCTCGCGGGCGCCGCGCTGTCGCTCCTGCGGCCCTGGCGGGAGTTCAGCCTGCTCACCCTCGTCGTCCTGCACCGCGCCCTCATCACCCTGGCCTTCTTCGGCTACACGCGCGGCCTGCTCACCATCTTCCCCGCATTGATTCCCCTGCTCCTGCTGCCGCTCGTGGTCCTCACCGCCCGCAGGCCCCAGCTCGCCTCCCGCGTCCCCGCTGTCGCGGTGGTGCTGCTCCTCCTCTTGTGGGTGGAAGCCGGGGCGCTGGCCCTGGGCGCACCCCGGGGATTCATGGCCAGCGGCAGCACGGATCAGACCAACGGAAAGCTCATCCAGGACGACTGGGTCCGCATCTGGCCTCGTTGA